In Trichocoleus sp., the DNA window GTTGAAGATGCAGCAATTGCCCTGAAGCATCTGTTTCGACTGCCCCTGGTTGCCACCATTCATGCAACCGAATATGGACGCTACAACGGGCTACATCACGAGACGCATTATTACATTCACAATCGAGAAGCGCGGCTGGCGAGTGAGGCTTGGCGAGTCATTGTTTGCACTCACTACATGCGACAAGAAATTGCGCGAGTGTTTCACTGCCCCTGGAACAAGATAGATGTGATATACAACGGGCTTTGCCTAGAGAAGCGACAGCCCCGCCGCGAGTTCGATTTTTGGCGGTTTCGGCGGCGATTTGCGGCTGATCAAGAAAAAATTGTTTATTACGTTGGTCGAATGACCTATGAGAAAGGCGTAACCTGGCTGCTGGCGGCTGCCCCAAAAGTGATTTGGGAAATGAATGGCAGGGTGAAATTTGTGATCATTGGCGGTGGTAATGTGGAGGCGCTGAAGCGGCAAGCTTGGGATGCTGGGATCTGGCACAAGTGCTATTTCACAGGCTTTATGGCAGAGGAGGAACTGAATCAGTTTCGGATGGTGGCAGACTGCGCCGTTTTCCCGAGTTTGTATGAGCCGTTTGGGATTGTGGCGCTTGAAAGCTTTGCAGCGCGAATTCCGGTGATTGTCTCAGATACAGGTGGATTTCCAGAGGTGGTGCAGCATGGCAAGACGGGAATTGTGACCTATGCCGGCAATCCAGACTCGATCGCTTGGGGCATTCTCGAAGTTTTG includes these proteins:
- a CDS encoding glycosyltransferase family 4 protein: MKILVLAWEFPPRIVGGISRHVAELYPEMVKLGHEVHLMTVEFGQAPRYEIVDGICVHRVPVSESYDFFHWVANMNKSMGQHGGKLLQEDGPFDLIHAHDWLVEDAAIALKHLFRLPLVATIHATEYGRYNGLHHETHYYIHNREARLASEAWRVIVCTHYMRQEIARVFHCPWNKIDVIYNGLCLEKRQPRREFDFWRFRRRFAADQEKIVYYVGRMTYEKGVTWLLAAAPKVIWEMNGRVKFVIIGGGNVEALKRQAWDAGIWHKCYFTGFMAEEELNQFRMVADCAVFPSLYEPFGIVALESFAARIPVIVSDTGGFPEVVQHGKTGIVTYAGNPDSIAWGILEVLKHPDYAQQLVENAYADLDRRFNWADLAKQTLMVYYQVLHERKDTIW